One Euphorbia lathyris chromosome 1, ddEupLath1.1, whole genome shotgun sequence DNA segment encodes these proteins:
- the LOC136218529 gene encoding cold-responsive protein kinase 1-like translates to LRYERNEFYGESTRDANREFCGKQNKTGAAAGAFTTAVEALLNDLEIATPKINGLFAASKRDVIGTANSSSSVYGIAQCVQTIDSSGCLACMQVAFTNLQRCPPNTNGRAVDSGCFMRYSDSPFFADNQTTNLQPFLKTGSSGTKTALIAGVGGGVGVGLLLLIILFIVWFKLSRRKRPPREGDILGATELRGPMNYRYKDLKSATKNFKEENKLGEGGFGEVFKGTLKNGKIVAVKKLCVSQSTRALADFESEVTLISNVHHRNLVRLLGCCSKGPELLLVYEYMANSSLDRFLFGKQQGSSLTWKQRLDVIIGTAQGLAYLHEQYHVCIIHRDIKPNNILLDDDFQPKIADFGLARLLPDNQTHLSTKFAGTLGYTAPEYAIHGQLSEKVDTYSYGVVVLEVISGRKSNDTITDPASDYLLKRAWKQYENGTHLELVDKSIDPNEYEAEEMKKIIEIALLCTQSSPSLRPTMSQVVVLLKSRGSIDHRPPTRPPFIESEEILVSHHEGNSTSTASSKSNATASITQLSAR, encoded by the exons TGGTTTGTTTGCAGCAAGTAAGAGGGATGTGATTGGGACTGCTAATTCATCATCATCAGTATATGGAATAGCGCAATGTGTTCAAACCATCGATTCGAGTGGTTGCTTAGCATGCATGCAAGTCGCTTTTACTAACCTCCAAAGATGTCCTCCTAACACTAATGGTAGAGCTGTTGATTCTGGCTGTTTCATGCGCTATTCCGATTCTCCTTTCTTCGCCGATAACCAGACCACCAATCTTCAACCTTTCCTCAAAACAG GAAGTTCTGGTACAAAGACAGCTCTTATTGCAGGAGTGGGTGGAGGTGTAGGTGTAGGTCTCCTTTTGCTTATCATTTTGTTCATTGTTTGGTTTAAACTTTCCAGGAGGAAGAGACCTCCTAGAG AAGGTGACATATTAGGTGCAACAGAACTTCGAGGCCCTATGAACTATAGGTACAAGGACTTGAAATCGGCAACCAAAAACTTCAAGGAAGAAAACAAACTTGGAGAAGGAGGTTTTGGAGAAGTATTCAAGGGCACATTGAAGAATGGAAAAATAGTAGCAGTAAAGAAGCTATGTGTGAGCCAATCTACAAGGGCATTAGCAGATTTTGAAAGTGAAGTCACACTAATCAGCAATGTTCATCACCGGAATCTTGTGAGGCTACTCGGTTGTTGCAGCAAAGGACCAGAATTACTTCTTGTATATGAATACATGGCTAACAGCAGCCTTGACAGATTCTTATTTGGTAAACAACAAGGATCATCCCTCACTTGGAAACAAAGGTTGGATGTAATCATTGGGACTGCTCAGGGTCTTGCTTATCTACATGAACAATATCATGTATGCATCATTCATCGAGACATCAAACCCAATAACATACTTTTAGACGATGATTTCCAGCCTAAAATAGCAGATTTCGGGTTAGCCAGGCTTCTCCCAGATAACCAGACTCATTTGAGCACCAAATTTGCTGGCACTTT GGGATACACAGCACCTGAGTACGCAATTCATGGACAATTATCAGAAAAGGTGGATACATACAGCTACGGTGTAGTTGTTCTAGAAGTAATAAGTGGTAGAAAGAGCAACGACACCATAACTGATCCTGCTTCTGATTACCTTCTTAAACGG GCATGGAAGCAGTATGAGAATGGGACTCACCTGGAGCTGGTGGATAAAAGCATAGACCCAAATGAATATGAAgcagaagaaatgaagaaaatCATAGAGATAGCCTTATTATGCACTCAATCTTCACCTTCTTTAAGGCCAACTATGTCTCAAGTTGTTGTTCTGCTTAAAAGTAGAGGTTCAATAGACCACAGACCACCAACTAGGCCTCCATTTATTGAATCAGAAGAAATCCTTGTCAGCCATCATGAGGGAAATTCAACATCTACAGCTTCCTCCAAATCTAATGCCACTGCTTCTATCACTCAACTATCAGCCCGCTAG